In Ostrea edulis chromosome 10, xbOstEdul1.1, whole genome shotgun sequence, one genomic interval encodes:
- the LOC125666622 gene encoding E3 ubiquitin-protein ligase TRIM71-like, with translation MHPRRSAQEVLLCDLCETVPLQSHCELCNINLCKACVGEHLSDLSKDHKVVPFLRRKATPNHPKCPKHAEKHCELYCEECNIPVCTTCVSSGKHKGHDMSDILEKLSAKTESLQKDLEELEKRIYPRYEEMASDVQTEKSELETNYEKLTTVADQQGEILHREITAIVNQRKSAIAGMKTKHLDALNKNTEEITQKMAELKQIMSDLKSILKSNDVSLTSTYKSRNSEFRTLPPKVRVIVPSFSPQKINKDQLNEMFGSLPPLSINTEHGDTMKSAEAVSSPPVKPLLDEPRVTATIDTGYRPLYSVSCLSEDQVWTGGDNETMKLLNLQSKLLTSIQTKSGGLPADIAVTRDGDLVYTDTRDNTINLIKNKQIQTVITLQGWRPCNVCCTAGNDLLVIMDSDDFTQSKVVRYSGSTEKQSIQFDDQGRPLYSSGGYSKYLSENKNLDICVADYNASAVVVVNQSGKLRFRYTGHPSNTWQSFYPRGITTDSQSHILTADYVHHRIHILDQDGQFLRYIHCDLRLPWGLCVDIRDNLFVAEYGTAKVKKIQYL, from the coding sequence ATgcatccccggcgcagtgctcaggaagtcctactgtgtgacctctgtgaaactgtccccctacagagtcattgtgaactttgtaatataaacttatgcAAGGCCTGTGTTGGGGAGCACCTCTCAGATTTGTCTAAAGATCACAAAGTCGTGCCCTTTTTACGCAGAAAGGCTACTCCTAACCacccaaaatgtccgaaacacGCCGAAAAACACTGCGAACTTTATTGCGAGGAATGCAACATTCCTGTCTGTACTACCTGCGTCTCTTCAGGtaaacacaaaggtcacgatatgtcagatattctggaaaaactcagcgctaaaacagaaagtttacaaaaagatctAGAGGAATTAGAGAAGAGAATTTATCCCCGGTATGAAGAAATGGCGTCCGATGTGCAAACTGAAAAATCCGAGTTAGAAACGAATTATGAGAAACTGACCACAGTCGCTGACCAACAAGGAGAAATCCTACACCGGGAGattaccgccattgtcaaccagcgAAAATCCGCCATTGCAGGGATGAAAACGAAACATCTGGACGCgctaaataaaaatacagaagaaatcacacagaaaatggcggaactcaaacagatcatgtccgacttgaaatcaatcttaaaatcaaatgacgtctccttaacctctacttacaaatctaggaattccgaatttagaacattaccgcctaaagtccgagttATAGTACCCAGTTTctctcctcagaaaataaacaaagatcagctcaatgaaatgtttggttctctgccgccattatccattaacacagaacatggcgacacaatgaagtcagcagaagctgtatcgtctcctccagtcaaaccactgcttgatgagccgcgcgtcaccgccaccatagacactgggtatagaccactatacagtgttagctgtctgagtgaagatcaagtctggacaggCGGGGATAACGAAaccatgaagctgctcaacctccagagtaaactactgacatcaatacaaaccaagtcaggggGACTACCAGcagacatagcagtgacacgggacggagatcttgtttatactgacactAGAGATAACACTataaacttaattaagaataaacagatacagaccgtgatcacactacaggggtggagaccttgcaatgtctgctgtaccgcggGTAACGATCTCCTGGTTATCATGGACAGTGATGATTTCAcacaatccaaagtcgtgcgttactccggctccacagagaaacaaagcattcagtttgatgatcagggtcgtcctctctactcaTCTGGTGGTTACAGtaaatacctcagtgagaacaagaacctggatatctgtgtggctgactataacgctagtgcagtagtggtggtcaatcagtcaggaaaactccgatttagatacactggtcatccctctaatacctgGCAATCATTTTATCCAcgcggcatcactacagacagccagagtcacatcctgacagcagactatGTCcatcaccgtatccacatcctagatcaggacggacagttcctccgttacattcactgtgatttacgCCTTCCatggggtttatgtgtggacatcagagacaacctctttgtggctgagtatggcactgctaaagtgaagaaaatccaatatctataa